One window from the genome of Pseudonocardia hierapolitana encodes:
- a CDS encoding PucR family transcriptional regulator has product MLPTGRPGRRLRPAADEALRMLGTALLDDIDGLADRLTVLVLQREPVYAERDMIEELRAACRANLERGVQVVADQVPDGVDPQDTSCDTGRRRARAGVPLEVVLRAYRLGGRVLWEALLEVSRRRFAGAHDEALLDAASYVWRVNDSSSSALVQAYRQEELRLQSHDLGRRHAVLDGLIEGRGGDPAFLRDAATVLGLPETGPVLCIVAPVDPSGEDALRGPQEVLAAVGIASAWFLRPRDEVGVAALGNRSPQVAVDALRPCAAGRVGVSPVVDGLGALDTGYRLAHTAARTLAAPGLAVLDERLPEALLADSPELAPRVVRAGLGGLLDLPTADRDSLLQTLEQLLAAGGSPTHAASALFCHRNTVIYRMRRIEAATGRSLGDPRDRLLLTLGLLAAKIIPISRSAP; this is encoded by the coding sequence ATGTTGCCCACCGGGCGCCCGGGCCGTCGGCTGCGGCCGGCCGCGGACGAGGCGCTGCGGATGCTGGGTACCGCGCTGCTCGACGACATCGACGGGCTCGCCGACCGGCTCACCGTGCTCGTGCTGCAACGCGAGCCGGTCTACGCCGAGCGCGACATGATCGAGGAGTTGCGCGCCGCGTGCCGGGCCAACCTCGAGCGGGGCGTCCAGGTGGTCGCCGACCAGGTGCCCGACGGCGTGGACCCGCAGGACACGTCCTGCGACACCGGGCGGCGGCGGGCCCGCGCGGGCGTGCCCCTCGAGGTCGTGCTGCGCGCCTACCGGCTGGGCGGCCGCGTACTCTGGGAGGCGCTGCTGGAGGTGTCGCGCCGCCGGTTCGCAGGCGCGCACGACGAGGCGCTGCTGGACGCGGCGAGCTACGTCTGGCGGGTCAACGACAGCAGCTCGTCGGCGCTCGTGCAGGCCTACCGCCAGGAGGAGCTGCGGCTGCAGAGCCACGACCTGGGCCGCCGCCACGCCGTGCTCGACGGGCTCATCGAGGGCCGCGGAGGCGACCCGGCCTTCCTGCGCGACGCCGCGACCGTGCTCGGGCTCCCGGAGACGGGGCCGGTGCTGTGCATCGTCGCCCCCGTCGACCCGTCGGGGGAGGACGCGCTGCGCGGGCCGCAGGAGGTGCTCGCGGCCGTCGGCATCGCGTCGGCGTGGTTCCTGCGCCCCCGCGACGAGGTGGGCGTCGCCGCGCTCGGGAACCGTTCCCCGCAGGTGGCCGTGGACGCGCTGCGTCCGTGTGCGGCCGGCCGGGTGGGCGTCTCCCCGGTCGTCGACGGGCTGGGCGCCCTCGACACCGGCTACCGGCTCGCGCACACCGCCGCCCGCACCCTCGCGGCTCCCGGCCTCGCGGTGCTGGACGAGCGGCTCCCCGAGGCCCTGCTCGCCGACAGCCCCGAGCTCGCCCCGCGCGTGGTGCGGGCCGGCCTCGGCGGCCTGCTCGACCTGCCGACCGCCGACCGGGACTCGCTCCTGCAGACCCTCGAGCAGCTGCTCGCCGCAGGCGGCTCACCCACCCACGCGGCCTCCGCGCTCTTCTGCCACCGCAACACCGTGATCTACCGGATGCGCCGCATCGAGGCCGCCACCGGGCGCTCCCTCGGCGACCCCCGGGACCGCCTGCTCCTCACCCTCGGCCTCCTGGCGGCCAAGATCATTCCGATATCGCGCTCAGCGCCCTGA
- a CDS encoding endonuclease/exonuclease/phosphatase family protein — MALLPLVNALVRPLVPRSLRPLVAEKAYTARALAEGGPATFAAVAQAWRPHMAASALAGAVLLATRPRTRVLAAGLAAAGLAAGAPVGRRAARKPGAAPGPGDVTVVTANVRHGSADTGALAALVADERPDFVVLPEAGADFRDKLMPLLAGLGYRAWVASGGRRRDGGDVVLLVGERAGDVRVRPGHGMRLPHLEATGGILGERTLYAVHPTAPMSRRSTAWWHDELALIGSWCSGPVAPLVAGDFNATLDHPALRAALGRCRSAADGTGRGLAGTFPAGVPRWLGIQIDHVLVPADAVTTRFEVLDLTGSDHRAVLARLRLTG; from the coding sequence ATGGCCCTGCTACCGCTGGTGAACGCGCTGGTTCGCCCGCTCGTCCCGCGGAGCCTCCGGCCACTGGTCGCGGAGAAGGCGTACACGGCGCGCGCACTCGCTGAGGGCGGCCCCGCCACGTTCGCCGCGGTCGCCCAGGCGTGGCGCCCGCACATGGCGGCATCCGCGCTCGCCGGCGCCGTCCTGCTGGCCACCCGCCCCCGCACCCGCGTGCTCGCCGCCGGCCTCGCGGCGGCCGGGCTGGCCGCCGGTGCGCCCGTAGGGCGGCGCGCCGCCCGAAAGCCCGGCGCGGCACCGGGGCCGGGCGACGTCACCGTCGTCACCGCCAACGTGCGGCACGGCAGCGCCGACACCGGCGCGCTCGCCGCGCTGGTGGCCGACGAGCGCCCCGACTTCGTGGTGCTGCCCGAGGCGGGGGCCGACTTCCGCGACAAGCTCATGCCGTTGCTCGCCGGGCTCGGCTACCGCGCCTGGGTGGCCTCGGGCGGCAGGCGCCGCGACGGCGGCGACGTCGTCCTGCTGGTGGGCGAGCGCGCGGGTGACGTGCGGGTCCGGCCGGGCCACGGGATGCGGCTGCCCCACCTCGAGGCCACCGGCGGGATCCTGGGAGAACGCACCCTCTACGCCGTGCACCCCACCGCGCCGATGTCGCGGCGCAGCACCGCCTGGTGGCACGACGAGCTGGCGCTCATCGGGAGCTGGTGCTCGGGCCCGGTGGCGCCGCTGGTGGCAGGCGACTTCAACGCCACGCTCGACCACCCCGCCCTGCGCGCAGCGCTCGGCCGCTGCCGCAGCGCCGCCGACGGCACGGGGCGCGGCCTGGCCGGCACGTTCCCGGCGGGCGTTCCCCGCTGGCTCGGCATCCAGATCGACCACGTGCTGGTGCCCGCCGACGCCGTCACCACCCGGTTCGAGGTGCTCGACCTCACCGGCAGCGATCACCGTGCCGTGCTCGCGCGCCTCCGCCTGACCGGCTGA
- a CDS encoding bleomycin resistance protein — translation MTDTGDDRERAVPILTVLDLDEAAGFYARLGFEVGSRYDDYVILHRRPSTELHLARFPEHDPHVTAGSIYLRVTDPQALHDSLRAELAREGVLYPAPASGLTPELTTELRARIAAGERLVRLHEIEDKPWGMREFTVVDPAGNAVRVGQVIDA, via the coding sequence GTGACCGACACGGGCGACGATCGGGAACGCGCGGTCCCGATCCTGACGGTGCTCGACCTCGACGAGGCGGCCGGGTTCTACGCCCGGCTCGGGTTCGAGGTCGGGTCGCGCTACGACGACTACGTGATCCTGCACCGGAGGCCGTCGACCGAGCTGCACCTGGCCCGGTTCCCGGAGCACGACCCGCACGTGACCGCGGGAAGCATCTACCTGCGGGTCACCGACCCGCAGGCCCTCCACGACTCGCTGCGCGCCGAACTCGCCCGCGAGGGCGTCCTGTACCCGGCCCCGGCGAGCGGCCTCACGCCCGAGCTGACGACCGAGCTCCGCGCCCGGATCGCCGCGGGCGAACGGCTGGTGCGGCTCCACGAGATCGAGGACAAGCCGTGGGGGATGCGCGAGTTCACCGTGGTCGACCCGGCAGGCAACGCCGTGCGCGTCGGCCAGGTGATCGACGCGTAG
- a CDS encoding TetR/AcrR family transcriptional regulator has protein sequence MSDRRTEILDGALHVLAERGMRGLTHRAVDAAAGIPPGSTSYYFRSRSALVAGCVERLLELDFAVEGRVVSTVEREGRGLVEALVDAAIALVTTQRYRTVARYELNLAALRDPQLKEALLRAGDTVRAFAADVLRGHGATDADRSAEEITATLDGLMFTALVRGPCEPAALAAVFGPALERALRAQPGVAVPRDVAQDTEES, from the coding sequence ATGTCCGACCGCCGCACCGAGATCCTCGACGGCGCCCTGCACGTGCTGGCCGAGCGCGGCATGCGGGGGCTCACCCACCGCGCCGTGGACGCTGCGGCCGGCATCCCCCCGGGCAGCACGTCGTACTACTTCCGCAGCCGTTCCGCGCTGGTCGCGGGCTGTGTCGAGCGGCTGCTGGAGCTCGACTTCGCGGTCGAGGGGCGGGTCGTCTCGACCGTCGAACGCGAGGGGCGCGGGCTGGTCGAGGCGCTCGTCGACGCCGCCATCGCGTTGGTCACGACCCAGCGGTACCGCACCGTGGCCCGATACGAGCTGAACCTCGCCGCGCTGCGCGACCCGCAGCTGAAGGAGGCGTTGCTGCGCGCAGGCGACACCGTCAGGGCGTTCGCCGCGGACGTGCTGCGGGGGCACGGTGCCACCGACGCCGACCGTTCCGCCGAGGAGATCACGGCCACGCTGGACGGCCTGATGTTCACCGCGCTCGTCCGCGGCCCGTGCGAGCCGGCAGCCCTCGCGGCCGTGTTCGGGCCGGCGCTGGAGCGGGCGCTGCGGGCCCAACCGGGCGTAGCCGTCCCAAGGGACGTGGCGCAGGACACGGAGGAGTCGTAG
- the dhaK gene encoding dihydroxyacetone kinase subunit DhaK: MKKLINDPADVVTEALSGIAAAHPDLRVDLEHKIVYRADAPVQGKVGLLSGGGSGHEPLHGGFVGPGMLDAACAGEVFTSPVPDQMLEATRGIDGGAGVLHIVKNYTGDVMNFEMAAELAAADTGVEVVSIVTNDDVAVQDSLYTAGRRGVGVTVLVEKLAGAAADEGRDLAGVAAIARRVNEAGRSMGMALTSCTVPAAGRPTFDLPDDEMEIGIGIHGEPGRRRVPLAPAREVAEMLVEPILADRDFTGDGGTLLFVNGMGGTPQLELYLMYNEVARILAKAGVGVARSLVGSYITSLEMAGCSVTLLQLDDELLRLWDAPVRTPGLRWGA, from the coding sequence GTGAAGAAGCTGATCAATGATCCTGCCGACGTCGTCACCGAGGCCTTGAGCGGCATCGCCGCGGCCCATCCCGATCTGCGGGTCGACCTCGAACACAAGATCGTCTACCGGGCGGACGCGCCCGTGCAGGGCAAGGTCGGGCTGCTGTCCGGCGGCGGGTCGGGGCACGAGCCGCTGCACGGCGGGTTCGTCGGGCCCGGCATGCTCGACGCCGCATGCGCGGGCGAGGTGTTCACCTCACCGGTGCCCGACCAGATGCTCGAGGCCACCCGCGGCATCGACGGCGGAGCCGGCGTGCTGCACATCGTGAAGAACTACACCGGCGACGTCATGAACTTCGAGATGGCCGCCGAGCTCGCCGCCGCCGACACCGGCGTCGAGGTCGTCTCGATCGTGACGAACGACGACGTCGCGGTGCAGGACAGCCTCTACACGGCCGGCAGGCGGGGCGTGGGCGTCACCGTGCTGGTCGAGAAGCTGGCGGGCGCCGCGGCCGACGAGGGACGTGACCTCGCGGGCGTGGCCGCGATCGCCCGCCGGGTCAACGAGGCCGGGCGCAGCATGGGCATGGCGCTCACGTCGTGCACGGTGCCGGCCGCGGGCCGGCCGACGTTCGACCTGCCCGACGACGAGATGGAGATCGGCATCGGCATCCACGGCGAGCCGGGCCGTCGTCGGGTGCCGCTCGCACCCGCGCGCGAGGTGGCGGAGATGCTCGTGGAGCCGATCCTCGCCGACCGGGACTTCACCGGCGACGGCGGCACGCTCCTGTTCGTCAACGGGATGGGCGGCACGCCGCAGTTGGAGCTGTACCTGATGTACAACGAGGTGGCACGGATCCTCGCGAAGGCCGGGGTCGGCGTCGCGCGGTCGCTGGTGGGGTCGTACATCACGAGCCTGGAGATGGCCGGCTGCTCGGTCACGCTGCTGCAGCTGGACGACGAGCTGCTGCGGCTGTGGGACGCGCCCGTCCGCACCCCCGGCCTGCGGTGGGGCGCCTGA
- a CDS encoding FAD-dependent monooxygenase, whose amino-acid sequence MHVAVIGAGLGGLAAAVAADRAGHTVTVLERAPALRETGAGIGIMPNGVLALDALGLGGPVRAQAGPLDSDGGMRDRHGNPLVTADLAAVQERAGAPLVVVRRSWLHGLLADALAPGIVLTGTPATALYDAGDHVELRTGGGPVHADAVVVADGAHSRLRSALLPDHPGLAGSGEYAARAIAPAAPAGVPLPVGELVDHHTGDRFGCLPLADGGVYWYTTWHGTAPADPADRHRWLRDRRSGWHPSTVALLDATPAETVHVVETQQLVHPLPTMAVGRVALLGDAAHAMTPDLGQGACQAFEDAVMLGAVLDGASAAGVPAALRGYDAIRRPRTSHLQRECRRMHRLLGLTGWRGRLRDALLRRVPSALAVRSLAAQYRFDVRGSIAV is encoded by the coding sequence ATGCACGTCGCCGTGATCGGGGCAGGGCTCGGCGGGCTGGCGGCGGCGGTGGCCGCGGACCGGGCCGGGCACACCGTCACCGTGCTGGAGCGGGCGCCCGCGCTGCGCGAGACGGGGGCGGGCATCGGGATCATGCCCAACGGCGTGCTCGCGCTCGACGCGCTCGGGCTCGGGGGGCCGGTGCGGGCACAGGCCGGTCCCCTCGACTCCGACGGCGGGATGCGGGACCGGCACGGGAACCCGCTGGTCACCGCCGATCTGGCCGCCGTGCAGGAGCGCGCCGGGGCGCCGCTCGTCGTCGTCCGCCGCTCCTGGCTGCACGGCCTGCTCGCCGACGCGCTGGCGCCGGGGATCGTGCTCACCGGAACGCCCGCCACGGCGCTGTACGACGCCGGGGACCACGTCGAGCTCCGCACGGGTGGTGGCCCCGTGCACGCCGACGCCGTCGTCGTCGCCGACGGCGCCCACAGCAGGCTGCGGTCCGCGCTGCTGCCCGATCACCCCGGCCTCGCGGGGTCCGGCGAGTACGCGGCGCGCGCGATCGCCCCTGCTGCACCGGCGGGTGTCCCGCTGCCGGTGGGAGAGCTCGTCGACCACCACACCGGCGACCGCTTCGGCTGCCTGCCGCTCGCCGACGGCGGCGTCTACTGGTACACGACGTGGCACGGCACGGCCCCGGCCGATCCCGCGGACCGGCACCGCTGGCTGCGCGATCGCCGTTCCGGATGGCACCCGTCGACCGTCGCGCTCCTCGACGCCACGCCGGCCGAGACCGTGCACGTCGTGGAGACCCAGCAGCTGGTCCACCCGCTGCCCACCATGGCCGTCGGCCGCGTCGCGCTGCTCGGCGACGCCGCCCACGCGATGACCCCGGACCTCGGGCAGGGCGCCTGCCAGGCGTTCGAGGACGCCGTGATGCTGGGTGCCGTGCTCGACGGGGCCTCCGCGGCCGGCGTGCCTGCCGCGCTGCGGGGCTACGACGCGATCCGGCGGCCCCGCACGTCGCATCTCCAGCGCGAGTGCCGCCGCATGCACCGGTTGCTCGGCCTCACCGGGTGGCGCGGCAGGCTGCGCGACGCGCTGCTGCGCCGCGTCCCCTCGGCCCTCGCCGTGCGGTCGCTCGCCGCGCAGTACCGGTTCGACGTCCGTGGCAGCATCGCGGTGTGA
- the dhaL gene encoding dihydroxyacetone kinase subunit DhaL, translating to MAAPDEFAVIDAAAVERWIRAFAAAIAENEQELTRLDSAIGDADHGANMNRGFKAVIAKLDTASPDDPAALLKQVGMTLVSTVGGASGPLYGTFFLRMATAIGDAGTLDQKLFAAALRAGVDGVVARGKAEAGDKTMYDALAPAVDALDAALGGEDTGGALRAAADAAAQGRDATTPMQARKGRASYLGERSVGHQDPGATSAALLLQTAADTLG from the coding sequence ATGGCCGCCCCCGACGAGTTCGCCGTGATCGACGCGGCCGCGGTCGAGCGCTGGATCCGCGCGTTCGCGGCCGCCATCGCCGAGAACGAGCAGGAGCTCACCCGGCTCGACTCGGCGATCGGCGACGCCGACCACGGCGCCAACATGAACCGCGGTTTCAAGGCGGTGATCGCGAAGCTCGACACGGCCTCCCCGGACGATCCGGCCGCCCTGCTGAAGCAGGTCGGCATGACGCTCGTCAGCACCGTCGGCGGTGCCAGCGGCCCGCTGTACGGCACGTTCTTCCTGCGGATGGCCACCGCGATCGGCGACGCAGGCACGCTCGACCAGAAGCTGTTCGCCGCGGCCCTGCGGGCGGGCGTCGACGGCGTGGTCGCGCGCGGCAAGGCCGAGGCGGGCGACAAGACGATGTACGACGCGCTCGCCCCCGCCGTCGACGCCCTCGACGCCGCGCTCGGCGGGGAGGACACGGGGGGCGCGCTGCGGGCCGCCGCGGACGCCGCAGCGCAGGGCCGCGACGCCACCACCCCGATGCAGGCCCGCAAGGGCCGCGCCAGCTACCTGGGCGAGCGCAGCGTGGGCCACCAGGACCCCGGCGCAACGTCGGCCGCCCTGCTCCTGCAGACGGCGGCGGACACGCTCGGATGA